DNA from Alnus glutinosa chromosome 2, dhAlnGlut1.1, whole genome shotgun sequence:
CACCAATAAACCATAAGAGGCTGAAATACTTTATTTCATTCATCCATCATCACCTCAAAACGATAAGCTACAGAGGTAACTTTCATGTTGAAGTACTTCTTTAAGCGAGCCAAACCAGGTTGTTTCATGGTGAAGTATTTACAGGCTAAGTATCCTATTAGATAAACAAGCTGCTATTCTTTCTAGAAGTTGCATATTACAAAAGGCGTCCTCTGCTCCACAAATTACCAAAAGAATTTGCAAGCTGCCCTAGCCAGAAATGACGCCAATTCTTCATAAACATCACTTTGAGTATTCTCTAAATTCTGCATCAAACACAGAAAAATGTCGTAGTATCTTTTTGAACATCACCCATCACTCAAAGCTGCTTAAGGTATGACCAAGATAAGCAGTCTTTCGTGAGAAATTAGTTATATCTTGCTATTTACCATCGAGAGCTATGAACTTCAAGGTGCCTctggagttttgttcttaagATATCTTATCTAGTACTAATAAATTCTATTCTATTTGCTAagttttttggataaaaaaatttccttataggattttattttgttagtaATTAACCTACACTATTTTGTTTGACCCAAACTTCTAGGTACCTAATAAAGGAGATATTACAACAGTCAAGCGAAAGGCCGATGATCAGATTGTCtcagaagaaaagaggaaaaagaagaaaaagaagcaagttGCCACTCCTCGTCCTGCATGCTCATGGGTGTACTTTAGGTAATGCTTTTCCTTGAAGTAAGACCTACTTTTTCTAAGCAAATACGTGTTTGGGTTATTATTTCCAACAACCTAATCTCTAAATTAATATTATAGCCGGGAGTTTATCAAGGAGTATAGTGCTTCCCATCCTGAGTCCTCTGGCCTTAAAGCTGTGAGCCTCTTGATTGACTTTTAAATTGAGTAGCAATGcattttatttgtatctatATTTAAAGAAATGATTGGATGTAATGCCTTTTTCCATTTCAGGCCACAAAGGCTGCATCGGATGCTTGGAAGTCTATGAGCCTAGAGGAGAAAGCAAAATACACTAAGCGTTCTCGTGAAGTGTGGGATAAGTACTTGAGTACATCTCCTGCCTGTAGCCCCAAGCCAAGGAAACAGGTAATGCAGATTTCtcggtgatttttttttttttttttctgagtttgCATCTGGTGAATTTTACAGCTTCTACAATGCAGAGTAAACTTGTAACAAGATGCTCTCCTGGACGCTTATTCAATGTGTTACAGCGTCTCACACCTGAACAGAAGGCTGTGGTGAAGAGCATGGGATTTGGAAGCCTCCTTGGCCTTAGATGTAGAACACTCCGCCGCAGTTTGTGCCTTTGGCTATTGGAGAGGTTCAACACTACAAGATGTAGCTTGGAGATTTGTGGTGAGAGGGTTCCTTTATGCCCAAAAGATGTGGAGCTTGTGATGGGATTAGCGGCTAGTGGAAAGGATGTAGTGAACTCAGGGCCAGATGATTTTATTGCAGACTTGCGCCATAGTTACAATGCTACAAATCATGGGATTTCAGTGCGATTTTTAGAGGAGCGGTTGGCAGCTCCAGAAGCAGGAGAGGATTTTAAGAGATCGTTTGTCCTCTATGCATTAGGCACTCTGCTGTCCCCAACAGCGAGGCTGGATGTTAGCCCATCGTTCCTCCACTTTTTGACAAATATGGATGTAGTCCATCAGTACAACTGGGGGAAATTCTTACTTGACCGGCTTGTTCGAGAAGTATCTCGCTTTCATCAAGGGAAGCAACGGGCAGTTGGTGGTTGTCTGTTGTTTCTCCAGGTAAATAGATTCTTATAAGTAAGCTGTGATGACTTTATCTTAaactattcaaatatattattGATTTCACAGAACTTATATTTCTTTTCAGCTCTTTTACTATGAGAGCATCTCCATTGAGGGATGTGCTCCTTTGTCCAGTGCAGTTGTTCCATGCTTGTCTTCATGGGGTGAGGAGGAGATTACTGAGAGAGAAAGACGAGAAAAAGAACTTGGTGGCTATGGTTTAGGACAGGTACATTCAAATTTGCAATTTGGTATAAGTACGTATGCATTTATCAAGCTAGCTGCTTTTGTGCAGGTGATACGCAAGGAGAGGTGCCTTGGTATGGAGTCCTCAGAGTGCAGAGATCAACTGGATGGCCAATCAGTAGACAGCATAAGCATCACGGTTAAGCTTGGTCCTGTTTTTGAACAGGAGGGGAAACAGGTATTCACGACATTGAGATTCTTGAGAATaattttgggcttgtttggtaaagttTCGAAAAGCAATTtcgttttgtgttttgaaaagtttttttgaaaaagtgaaaattaaaaagtgttGCCTTTGTGGACCACATCTGAAAAAGTGTTGCTGCCAGTAGGAGCCACATTTAAAAATTCGTTTGGAAAACTAAAAAGTGtttctaaaaagcaaaaaattggAAGGTGTTTTGATTCGTTTTTTCAAAatgtaaaagaaacaaaacaaaaaaagcataatagtaataataataataaactggAGGCTGGCCTCTACAGGTGGCAGTCGCCATACAGCGTCCACATCTGAAAAAGTGAGtatgtgttttcaaaatattcttatgtGAAGGTGAGGAAAATTTTCTAaaggtgtttttgtgttttgcgttttgttttctaaaaagtattttgttttttgtgttgaAAAGAGTGTTAGTGGTGGGAGTTACATCTTGTTACTCGTTTGGATAACattgtttgaaaaatgttttttagcgtttaaaaagcaaaaagtatTTGCAAAGTTTGCCTTACGGgcctttcttttatattttgttttgtgttttgaaaagtatttttgaaaaagtgaaaattaaaaaatgttgcCTTTGTGGACCACATCTAAAAGGTGTTGCCTATAGGAGCCACATTTAAAAATTCGTTTGGAAAACTAAAAAGTGtttctaaaaagcaaaaaattggaaggtgttttgatttattttttcaaaatgtaaaagaaacaagacaaaaaaagcataatagtaataataataataaactggAGGCTGGCCTCCACAGGTGGCAGTCGCCATACAgtctctacttttttttaaaaaagaaattaattattattattattattattatataacaAGGCCAGCGTCCACATCTGAAAAGTATGTGTTTTCAAAATACTCTTATGTGAAGGTGAgggaagttttctaaaaagtgtttttgtgtttcatgttttgttttctaaaaagtattttgtgttgaAAAGAGTGTTAGTGGTGGGAGCTACATCTCATTACTCGTTTGGATAACATTGtttgaaaaatgtattttagcGTTTTAAAAGCAAAAGGTATTTGCAAAGTTTGCCATACAagcctttattttatattttgtttttttttcataggtAATATAACTCATGCATCCATATGAGATTGAACGAGTGATTTCACCTCCCACCTTTACTTATTGGGAGAGGAGAAGAATGGCAAAATTATGTAaaacgattttttattttattttatttaatcaataagttttgtaaaaacaaaatttttttgtcCGTCCTTTTCATATGGCAACCAAATAGCCTTGTATATTTTTAATGGAATGTCAGCAGATTTGGAGGGAAAAATATGGTCTGCAATGACTTGGTTGCCATTTTCTCAATGATGGACCACAAGAAGAGCATTTTACACTCTATCTTTGCCCCTTTAAGTGcagtatataaataaaaattttaatgttGAGTTTGCAACTTATTATAATAttatcactttttctttttaatatcttttattattattattattattctttttgcaATCCAAAGTTGAAATCCTGGCTCTGTCCCTCTTATGTCTAGCCAAGATGTGTTGTTCAGCCGTAGGCTTAGTTTTGTCTTGAGCTTGACCTGTTTGCCTTGATATTGGAAAGAATATTATTGCATGACAAAAATGTTTCTTTTTCTGCACAACTTAGGCTGGGTACAAGTGACACACATCTAAGGTCCATTCACCTAATAACTGTATTATAACCTATTAAAGGATCACCCTCCTTATAAGGACAAATATTTGACAGTGTGTGTTGTTGTGCTTCTCTATTTCATAGGCTGACAAAGAACAAATGAACGGGGAGATTACTATGGATGAGGTTGTCAACTCTCTGactctttctctttgtttttcttttttaaatttgctTCTTGGCGCCACTTTCCTCTTAACAACAAAGTCACATGACAGTGGGGAGGGGTTGTGATATGTATAGTTTCATATGTTTTAATCAATCTAGGAGGACATACATTTAGAGATGAATCCTTGACATCACCTCTCTTGTTTATATGCTGTGACAAGACTCATGGCATTAATGGGTGTTGCCAGCGGAGCATTATCTTTGATCATAGTGTAACTGTAGACGGGCGTAATTGCGTAAATACAATTTGATGGTTATGTAGGACATGATATTGGTTGATATACTATGATACACATGTATAATGTATAAAACAACCggtaaaaagagaagaaaagaaatcagATCTAATTGAAATTATACACTAGAATGATAAAATGTACACAACAGTTTGGTCAATATACATAATGTACTAAAACTTTGTATTAATGGATTATCTTATTGGTTTTCTGAAGTATATATATGGTCTGGATATTAAATATCTGTTTACATCCTAGAAGGTTTTATGACTAAAATTACAGTAAACATCCTCTTCTGCTTAACAATTGGGAGATCACTGTTTTCACCAGTATACTATGGCCGCATCTGTTGCAGAATGGAGAATAATAATTAAGAGTGTCTCAAAATATTATCTGTTTTTTTCCTCTTAAACGATGGGGATCGTATAATCATAGTACTTCTGATGAAAAGAAATTAGGATATCTCAATGTATTGCTCACCcaacaaaaaattgaagataaaagaaagtATTGTTCATATAGGCTGTTTATCAGGAAGTAGAAATTGGCATTGTTAGTGTCTTGAGATACACCATCCAGCAGATAgatttattgttttaaattcattttcCTGAATCGGACCATAAACTTCTGATACCAGTGTTTTCTTTTGCTTGAGAAAGTCTTTCCCTATTACGTTATATATAATAGAAATGAAAGATTTATTAAGGAGTTTGACCCTAAGTGCATAAAAGTGTATtcattcattttattattatataattttaaggacGGGCTTGGTTGATATGATTCTACAGGAAGAGATGCCAATTCTTATTAGGAGTGAAAATATTGTCTGTGGGGACATTGAGGTGGTTGTTGATTCAGTCAGAATGCCGTGCCGGAACAAAGAGTACGGTTGCAATGAAACAGTGGATTACATGAATAATGACCATGAAGAAACTTGCACCTATGCCCCATGTTCATGCCCACTTCTAGACTGCAACTTTGTTGGCTCATCTGATCAGTTGTCACTACACTTCAGCAGTAAACATTGGGATTCTGGAAGGCGCTTCAGGTATAATAGCCCATTGGCTGTCTTCTTAGGGATTAATGAACAGTTCCTTGTTCTTCAAGCAGAGGAGGATGGTGTTCTTTTTCTCCTGAACAAGGGTGTTGAAAGTATTGGGAACACTGTCATGATAACTTGTATTGGACCAAGCTCATCATCAAAGGGAAGGTTCTTGTATGATCTTGTATCAGGAAGAGGAACCAGCTCTTTGAGATTAAAATCAGTGACAGAGACTTTTCCAGGACGGGTGGAAGGTTTTCCCCCAACGGATTTTCTTCTGATTCCATTTCGTTTCCTTAGTAGGCCTGGGCATATCAACTTGGATGTTTGTATATGGAATTCTACAGAGCTTGGTGCAGATTGCCCTTGATTAGTCGTCTGTAAAGGGTTATAGTATACAACTTTCCTCTCTTTCAGAGGTCTTAGAAATATACCTTGTAAATTATGATCTGAGAAATCAGAATGGAATATCTTACTGATTGCCCTggacaaacaaataaacagatTCATAGAATGTTGACTAAGATCAATGTAGTCTCTTATTGCTGATCTATAACTAAGAGTTGAAGAGTGTAAAGTTAATGGGGCTTGCATTCTGTTCCGAAGTTTTCCTCTCTCGGCTTCTCCGGGACTAGTCTTTTGCCATGCAAGAAATTCCAGCACCCTCCTTCCTTTCCCCACCATAACTAAAACTATGAAAACAGTGCCATTATCAGGATCACAATGATAAACACCAGACAAGCTGCTTGAAGTTAGACTATTTTGCATGTTGGAACATCAAAAGTCAGTCATCTATATCAAGCTCGAATCATGACAAGAGTTGGAATACATGCTTCTAGGATGCCGATTGCCAAGTCTTCCAATAAAACCATGTCTGTATAACATATCAACACAATTTACTAGGAGAGCTAATCTCCATGCAAATGCTGTTGTCAAATGAACTGCTTTTCATCCTTATTATGGAAGTATTCTCacctctctttattttctttcctagGTTAGATTCAAGAGTGGGAAAGACCTGCCTTAATCCCTTCCCTTTTcccggatatatatatatatatatatatatatatatatatatatatatatatatatatatatatatatatatatatatatatatatatatatatatatatatataaactcaatTTCGTtttctaagaaaagaaaatcaggtCAAATCAACCAAGCCTGAAGCCAAGACTCTTCTTGTGAGATTCAACTATAAAGGTAGCCAATAAGCATTTCCCAAGCAAACTACTCAAAATAGATATCATGGCTTCACTTGTTAATTTTTGACGAATGGGTTCTGAGAAATTACTTTTTAAGTGCAAAGATGACAGGATTTCCTTCTAGATCGAAATTGGAAATGAAATTCGAGAATAGAAATTTCTGAAGGATTATAACTTAAAAAAGTGTCTTCAGCCACAGTGACAGATGATATTAGTCAGCATGATCATGCAAAACAAGCAACAAAAGGTAGCCCATGTAGGTTTAGAGTGCGTTTTCACACTAGGATTCCGGGATTTTGTAGATCAgaattgcaattttaaattaaattgcaaaaaatatcGTTTTagagtgcgtttttaaaaaattgcgatttaaaatatagaaatatatgtgttttcaaatcgcaggcaactgcatgagttttaaaaaacacacgattttaaagactaaaccgtaattttaaaaactcaaatCGCACGTTTTAAAGTCTTAAATTCAAACAGACCAAAGTGATTCCAACCGGCAACCAGGATCATTCTCAAACGCTCAAACTGGGCTTGGACTGCGCTTTATAAGTTAACCCAAGTGAACCCAACCTGCCCGAGCCGCCTTAGCCTCTTCTTGAACGGAGCACTCAAATGAAACAACGGATGTAGTAGATAACATACACGTACAGATATATAGTACCGGCAAAAGCAAAGGTAAAACTTCAGTAGCCGTtgaacacagagagagagagagacagcgaGGAATGAATTCCTCGCTGATGCTTCGTCGTTGTTTCTGTTTCCAGAGTTCCacctcttcttcttgttcttcttctctaAGCGTCTGTTCCAAGAAGAAGCCCCTTGTCTTCTTGGGCTCTCCTCAGGTACGCTCTCTCTTTCGTTTGCTGTGTCTATCTTTGGTATTTTGGTCTCTAACGAAATGGGTATTCTTGTAGGTCTCTGCAACAGTCCTTGATGCCCTTCTCTGTGCATCTAGTGCTCCAGACTCCTCGTTTGAGGTATTGGACCATAATTTCATTCCATTATATTCAACTGACTTTTGTTCCGTCAGTTTCATATCTGTCGTATGACTTGGAGTGTTTATTTTACTATTTGTTTGATTGGGGTTACTTTTACAGGTTTATATCATTAGGATTCTTagcatatttttaattaagcctTTAATTCTAATCTTACTCTGTGAAGATTAATTTAATGGCCAGGGTGCATTTGTCAGTGTGTCTTTGAATGTGTAGTTAAACATAGAGACACTGCATATGATCATGGAATGTGTCTTTGGTTTACACGTTAGTTAGATCTCAAGCCATGCCAAAATGAGGAATAGACCATGACTGTGTAATGCTCAGTGTAAAAGTTAGTTCGTTTAGCCATCAGAAAAAGGTTATAGGGACTGTTAACGTTTAGATTGTTTTGATAATTATGTTTAGCTGTATAAAATGAGAGGTTGATGTTATTGATTGCTAATTTGGTATGGTTTAGGTTGCAGCAATTGTTACTCAGCCACCTTCTAGAAGGAATAGGGGGGGAAAGGTGATGCCTTCTCCATTGGCTGAGTATGCTCTCGACAGAGGCTTCTCTTCTGACCTCATTTTCACACCCGAGAGGGCTGGGGAGGTAATCAATGTTTTCTGCTCCTGAAATTTATGCTTAAGTAGTAGTTAAAGTAGTGATTGGGTTCATTTACAACATTCAAGCCTGGTCTTTCGACCAAATGGCAAGAGGAGGAAGGTGAAGCCGCTTGTTCAATCCCGTAAGTGGTGTTTGAGTTTGTGTGTCTGGGTGAAATCCTGCACTAGACctacattttcttcttattgCAGAAGTTTGTAAACTCGTTCTTTCCATTTGACagtattgcaattttattttagttttttcaaatttaattggGTTATGTCTCTCATTATCTTTTGTTGtaataaatttaaacttatagaaaaaaaaggggttgaGAATGTTTgctacattaaaaaaattgtctgCCAGTGGGTTTTTATACCGAAAAGGAACTATGGGAATGCAAATTTGGTGCTTGCAAACTTTTAATCaagtaaataatattttctttcttactCAAGTTTCAGAACATTAAGTGAAGCTATAGTAAAAGACTAAATCTTTTTAATTGTTATCATTTTTAGTCTAGAAACAATCATTTTAACTTCATCTGGAATAGATGGCAGACCATAGGAAGagattcatttttctttctatatgCAGGACATGTTCTTGTCAAATTTAAAAGCTTTGGATCCAGAACTCTGCATTACAGCAGCATATGGGAATATTTTACCCAGCAAGTTTCTCAATATTCCACCATCGGGTTAGTCAAACATATTCTTTTCTAACAAAATTCAGAATATTGTGCCTCCTACTTCTTTGTTAAACATGGCATGAGTGTCAATGTGACCGCATTTTGTTTGTCACATAAATATgccatttaaaatgtttgagCATACCCAATTAATTGTTGAATCACctcttatcccaaaagcttaaactaataagaagaggtaaatttaatcatttaatcaatactataacactccccctcacgtgtatgctcaaactcttttttaataggtgaggcccaacacgtgaggcccaacacgtgaaatatttaattgaaatggaaggtgAATGATGGAGACAAGATTCGAACTTAAGAtctctgctctgataccatgttaaatcaccatttattctaaaattttaagcTAATAgtaagatgtaaatttaattattttatcaatactATAACATTACTCACacattgctttgataccatggaaaaaagagtaataattTATCTTGCTTATCGTTTGGGGGGTTTATTATAAGGTCCAAGTTTTTACTCTTGCCTCCAATGTTTTCATTGGAAAAAGCCTATGGGTTGCATATTATGTGAGGTACAGACCTTGGGCTTGAGTTGTAAGCCTCATGATTTTTGTGCCTTATGCGTGTGTTCACCTACACGTGTCTGTATATAGGTATTGATGTATATTTGTTTTGTCATTTGGTTTCccattaataaataaactatttGGATATGTTTAACCATCATAATAGCCAAGATATATAAACTAGAAAATGTTCTTTTGGGAAATGTGGGAGCAAGAAACCAtactttcactttttattatttcttgtgGTAGAGGGATTAGGTTTCTTTGGCATTATGAGGAAATCTTCCAATATGTCATAGCAATTTATTATCACTCAATAGTAATGGCTATTGAAATCTCTCAATAGTTTCTCAATGCTGAATTTAAATTGTGTTTGCGTGTGTATGTCTCtttatgtgtgtgtgagtgtgcATGCATTTGATATTATTAAGAAACCTATTTAACGTCTTAATCATAAAGGTTTCTGGTAGGTTTGGTGTCACAGTCTTAGCTGGAGGCTAGTTCACAGTGCGGCCTTGCTATCCCCAAGTGGGCAGCAAGTAAATGAGTATCTCATAAGGCGCTTACGCACACACAATGACAATAATATGtaagaatttttatttagaAGAGTAAAGCAATGCTCCAAAATAGTGTAGTTGTCACAATACACAAATTTTGAGGGAAAGTGGCTACTTGTATTAATGTAAAGAGAGTGGTTACAATGGTGAGAGCTGGAgggaaaagctttacaaagagactCACCTGTATACCAGCGTGCTAGGCCAACGGTCCACTAACTAGGCACTCCCCCCTAAAGGGCATTCTGGGCTGTGACCCACCTGGCAGAAGGAAATATCAGTAAGCATGAACAAGCATAAAGCCATTTTTCTACTTAAATCTCAGTTTTGTGTCAGGGAAGTTAGAACACTTTATCAAGTTCTGTCTGTAAATTCTAACTGTGGTCTCAGTTTCCCTCAATCTTGGGCCCAAAACCTATTTCTAGTATGCTCATAAGTTTACATAAGTACATAAATGCTGGTAAGGCTCTTACTTTGAAAAGTAAGTTCAAGAATGCTAGAAGAGCTTAGTTTGGGAGTTGAGGCAAGCGTCCATGGTAAAGCAAAGAGGTCCTAGACAAGCTTTGGCCTGTGACGTTTGGCATGCACCTGTTGTAAAACTTGACGTCTGAGGCTTGCTCCTTTAATTTGGATTTTGAGACAAGTTTCTTGTGTCATAGCCATTGGCACGTTTCAAAGGGGTAGATGGCATGCTTGTGTTTGAAACAATTTCTTGCCAGTTTCGTTGTCTATTGTTGCCATCAAGCGTGTATTGAACCATATCCTTCATTTCATTTGGTCTTGTAATATGATTTTTACTTGTAATCTTATTCATTTAAAATTCAACCTTTTAAGCTTTGTTATACTGGTGTCCATCAGCTAGACCTCCTTGTGCACATACCATCTGATAAATCTCCAGATTATCCAATTCATTCATGTTTTGCATGGCCCCAGAAAAAAACATTGAATAACTGAATCATAAAGTTTCACCACTTCTAAGCTTCAAGCAATCAATCAACAGTTATTTGACAGGTATCACCCGAGACTTTAGTTCAACCAATTTCCAAAGTTTTGCAGGAAATGACTGCTCCAACATCCAACCTATGGATGGTGAACACTTTTTAttgatagtatttatttttaccAACACCATTCTATTGCAGAAAAGTTTTTAATGTAGTTTGGCATCTGTGAATTTTGCACTTACCAAAAaagaattttgtgtttttgctaGTGTTGTATATTTTGTCATGTAAAACATACTAGATTCTAAATTTTCAAGTGATATGATTCATATGAAGCCTGAAAAGATCTGAATCTGAAAAGCTTAATCAACTATGGCGATGTGAGCGTGCCCTCTAAGAGTAGGAAAGGAAAGGCTCAAGTTTTGTGGGTTTCGGGTTTTAGGGtaggtccttgtgggtttgtttgggcttttcttttgttgctttGAGTGCTCTTTGTGGGTTTTGTGCTTTAGGGCTTAGGTCcctgtgggtttgtttgggtttcgtTTTGTGGGCTAgttcgggtttgagggcttttggTTTTGAGGGTTtggtgggtttctttctttttttgggctttttttttttttttcgcgtTCTAGCTAagtgctttctcttgtatacttccggtgtactaggggcgccttacgcttttaataagccaagtttattacttaaaaaaaaaaagatgttctACAAAAATTTCAGagattcaaatttaattttctcagGGACAGTGAATATACACCCTAGTCTGCTGCCACTGTACCGTGGTGCTGCTCCTGTTCAAAGAGCATTGCAGGTTCTTTATTTTTGTAGGTTTATGATGTTCATTGTGTTAAATACTTAATACACTTCTTCCTTCTAAAGTGTGTATAGTGACATCTGTAAATTTATGCATTAGGATGGTGTTAAAGAAACAGGAGTATCATTGGCCTTCACGGTTCGTGCACTTGATGCTGGACCTGTCATTGCCTGTGAAAGATTGGAAGTTGATGATCAAATTAAGGTATGCTTATCTGGAATTACTACATTGATTATGGAGCATATAGAGGCTTAAGTTTAAGGATTCTGCTAGTCTTTATTTTTGCCTAGTCCTATTTGAAAGTGTCATGGATTTGTCTGAATCAATTACTCCATAACATGAATTTGGAGGCAAGATCTATCAAGTTTGATAAAATCTTATTGACCGTGTCTTGTATGTTAAATATCAAGATGTCAGTTATTTGTTAACCTGCAATTGTTCAGCTTTTATCCttctttgttattattattgttctattttttgGGAAGGGGCTCCTTCATTTGCTTCACTTTATTGTCCCTCTCTTTGCAAGCACAGACTCACTGCTGTATCTGCATTTAGCTTCAGTCTTAGTGTGCATTTTTAGCTGAGGCATTGTAAGagttaattttataaattattcgaaactctctctctctctctctctgtttggaTGATACTCATAATGTCCTCTTTATCTGCCTTGAAATGCAATGACTGCTTTCTGTTTGTTAAGCGCCTTCTAACTAACCTTAAAATACTTTGCTTACAGGCACCTGATTTACTTGAATTGCTATTTTCTGAAGGTGCGGTTTTTTGTTAGTATCTAAATTTAGTATTAATATGTCAAACATTCATGCAATTGATTAACTATAGCTACTTCATCTTTGTACCTAAAGCTGAAATTGTGTTACCCGAGAATGATATAGTTGTGCTTGCTAATGCTATAGGCCAGGGTGTCTTGGTCAATTATTATTCCAATTGTTTTACAGATGAACACACAAAAAT
Protein-coding regions in this window:
- the LOC133859343 gene encoding uncharacterized protein LOC133859343 isoform X5 yields the protein MQSKLVTRCSPGRLFNVLQRLTPEQKAVVKSMGFGSLLGLRCRTLRRSLCLWLLERFNTTRCSLEICGERVPLCPKDVELVMGLAASGKDVVNSGPDDFIADLRHSYNATNHGISVRFLEERLAAPEAGEDFKRSFVLYALGTLLSPTARLDVSPSFLHFLTNMDVVHQYNWGKFLLDRLVREVSRFHQGKQRAVGGCLLFLQLFYYESISIEGCAPLSSAVVPCLSSWGEEEITERERREKELGGYGLGQVHSNLQFGISTYAFIKLAAFVQVIRKERCLGMESSECRDQLDGQSVDSISITVKLGPVFEQEGKQADKEQMNGEITMDEEEMPILIRSENIVCGDIEVVVDSVRMPCRNKEYGCNETVDYMNNDHEETCTYAPCSCPLLDCNFVGSSDQLSLHFSSKHWDSGRRFRYNSPLAVFLGINEQFLVLQAEEDGVLFLLNKGVESIGNTVMITCIGPSSSSKGRFLYDLVSGRGTSSLRLKSVTETFPGRVEGFPPTDFLLIPFRFLSRPGHINLDVCIWNSTELGADCP